One window of the Leptodactylus fuscus isolate aLepFus1 unplaced genomic scaffold, aLepFus1.hap2 HAP2_SCAFFOLD_80, whole genome shotgun sequence genome contains the following:
- the LTAP1 gene encoding protein C1orf43 homolog, producing the protein MGKANPNKSNWLSGVNVVLVMAYGSLVFVLLFIFVKRQIMRFAMKSRRGPHVPVGHNAPKDLREEIDNRLSKVQDIRFEPRLLAEEDERLLQLDSQGCYNYLYRMKTLDAVKDSDIPFQENGKFPKSSVGKNFQAYLLEMTNVSSPFKGVRKSLLDTLTEGYDSARYGTGLYGRTEHEKFMEALTELSAFVQSREAGSHRHRQSAAKDLTASPETSGTPTIQVTYLPSSQKSKRPKHFLELKNFKDNYNTLESTL; encoded by the exons ATGGGGAAGGCGAATCCCAACAAGAGCAACTGGCTGTCCGGGGTCAATGTGGTGCTGGTCATGGCCTATGGCAGCCTG GTGTTCGTCCTCCTGTTCATCTTCGTGAAAAGACAGATCATGCGATTCGCCATGAAGTCTCGCAGGGGCCCGCACGTCCCCGTAGGTCACAACGCACCTAAG GATTTGAGGGAGGAGATTGACAACCGCCTCTCCAAGGTGCAGGACATCAGGTTTGAGCCGCGGCttctggcggaggaagacgagcgGCTGCTGCAGCTGGACAGTCAAG GCTGTTATAACTATCTGTACCGGATGAAGACGCTGGACGCCGTGAAAGattctg ACATCCCCTTCCAGGAGAACGGCAAATTCCCCAAATCTTCGGTCGGTAAGAACTTCCAAGCCTACCTGCTGGAGATGACGAATGTCAGCTCGCCTTTCAAGGGGGTGCGAAAGTCATTACTGGACACCCTGACGGAGGGCTACGACTCTGCGCGATACGGCACTGGG CTTTACGGGAGAACGGAACATGAGAAGTTCATGGAGGCGCTGACGGAGTTATCGGCATT CGTTCAGTCCAGGGAAGCAGGAAGTCACAGGCACCGCCAGTCTGCCGCCAAGGACCTGACCGCCTCTCCGGAGACCTCCGGGACCCCCACCATCCAGGTGACCTACCTACCATCCAGCCAGAAGAGCAAGAGACCCAAACATTTCCTGGAGCTCAAGAACTTCAAAGACAATTACAACACCCTGGAGAGCACCTTGTGA